From the Primulina tabacum isolate GXHZ01 chromosome 3, ASM2559414v2, whole genome shotgun sequence genome, one window contains:
- the LOC142538597 gene encoding uncharacterized protein LOC142538597, whose amino-acid sequence MEEAVLGKKDTREASRRGEKSHEKYTILGRKRREKRSAYTRRRFRVDQARGWLQSLPLGSITTWQELATKFLAKYFPPAKFAQLKIEISTFRQTDFEQLYEAWERYKELLRKCPNHSFEDWVQIELFYNGLIGQTRGTVDAAAGGTIFAKSPEQAYDLLEQMTINSYQWPSERSGVKRAVGVYAVDPITSLTAQVSALTTQLAAMNKVSIAETESPLMVAEEPSLPEEVQYINNKNFGGYGGYRGKPSFEDLVGTFVSESGKRMSRTESRLDNLETHMASIGATLKILESQVGQITKQLTSQPSGAVQKNADPNLREVNAIFMQHEEIGVSLEQEEVAFTEEDDKGRQGGFPRKLQNPGEFVVPCEIGGQLVEKAICDSGASVNIMPSFLYEKLGLSKIKPTGLSLQMADKSVRTPLVIVEDVELKIDKIRLLADFVVLDMGNSQNVRAILGRPFLATAGAVIDLRQGKLTMAVDGQNIELKAFKISYDPP is encoded by the exons ATGGAAGAGGCCGTCTTGGGGAAGAAAGATACGAGAGAAGCGAGCCGCCGTGGGGAGAAATCACACGAAAAATACACCATCTTGGGACGGAAAAGAAGGGAGAAACGGAGCGCATACACGAGACGAAGATTCAGAGT GGATCAAGCACGAGGATGGCTTCAATCGCTTCCCTTAGGAAGTATCACTACTTGGCAAGAGCTGGCGACAAAATTTCTGGCAAAATACTTTCCCCCTGCAAAGTttgcacagttgaagattgagattagcACATTCAGGCAGACTGATTTTGAACAAttgtatgaggcatgggaaagaTACAAGGAGCTGTTGAGAAAGTGCCCAAACCATAGCTTCGAAGACTGGGTGCAGATCGAATTATTCTACAACGGTCTAATTGGGCAAACAAGAGGAACAGTAGATGctgcagctggtggcacgatatttgcTAAATCTCCCGAGCAAGcttatgatttgcttgaacagatgacaaTAAATAGCTACCAATGGCCATCTGAAAGATCTGGAGTGAAGAGGGCAGTTGGGGTTTATGCTGTGGATCCGATTACATCACTCACCGCCCAAGTGTCTGCACTGACCACTCAACTAGCAGCTATGAACAAAGTGAGCATAGCTGAGACTGAGAGTCCGTTGATGGTTGCTGAAGAACCATCCCTTCCAGAAGAAGTCCAATACATCAACAACAAGAACTTTGGAGGCTACGGAGGATaccgag ggaaGCCATCATTTGAGGACTTGGTTGGGACATTCGTTTCTGAATCTGGTAAGAGGATGTCTAGGACTGAGTCTAGGCTTGACAACTTAGAGACCCACATGGCAAGTATTGGTGCTACCTTGAAAATTCTTGAATCGCAAGTGGGGCAGATAACTAAGCAACTCACGTCTCAACCGTCAGGCGCTGTACAAAAGAATGCAGACCCAAATCTGAGAGAGGTGAATGCCATTTTTATGCAGCATGAGGAGATTGGAGTG TCTCTAGAGCAGGAAGAGGTGGCTTTTACTGAAGAAGATGATAAGGGGAGGCAAGGAGGTTTTCCGCGGAAGCTGCAAAATCCCGGGGAATTCGTCGTACCATGTGAAATAGGGGGTCAGTTAGTGGAAAAAGCCATCTGTGATTCAGGAGCAAGTGTGAACATAATGCCAAGTTTTCTTTACGAGAAACTTGGATTGAGCAAGATAAAGCCCACAGGACTAAGCTTGCAGATGGCGGATAAATCGGTTAGGACACCGCTGGTTattgtggaagatgttgaacttaAGATTGATAAAATAAGGCTTCTAgcagattttgtggtgcttgacatGGGGAACAGTCAGAATGTTCGTGCTATTTTAGGACGACCATTTTTGGCTACTGCTGGAGCCGTCATTGATTTGAGACAAGGAAAACTGACCATGGCGGTTGATGGTCAAAACATAGAACTCAAGGCTTTCAAGATATCATACGATCCACCATGA